A genomic region of Cotesia glomerata isolate CgM1 linkage group LG9, MPM_Cglom_v2.3, whole genome shotgun sequence contains the following coding sequences:
- the LOC123272246 gene encoding uncharacterized protein LOC123272246 — protein sequence MYNKLDQIFNEVIPKTHIPQSATFPKWFTADIIFDLKNKEYHRQRAKRDKSAYHEQRFKELRKSLKMRIKQARANYIAKAETNIISDPNCFWNYTKSLSSNTKPSREIKVNNKLESDPQVIADGFAEFFSSVFVSSDITFSNNSIPDLIGNLAIPGSLDIIRYCKKLPNKWSAGTDGIPCCIVRECAEAFSIPLTIIIQSSIIHGTFPDIWKQSKVCPIPKTGNLTDVTLSRPIAILCSFSKVLEMYIYETVFSEFQPIVSPLQHGFMPKRSTVTNLVYFTQLANETLTAGEQLDTA from the exons ATGTACAATAAGcttgatcaaatatttaatgagGTAATACCTAAAACACATATACCTCAATCTGCGACATTTCCTAAGTGGTTTACAGcggatataatttttgatctaAAAAACAAGGAATATCATCGTCAACGGGCCAAGCGTGATAAATCTGCTTATCACGAGCAACGCTTTAAAGAGCTTAGAAAGTCGCTCAAAATGCGTATCAAACAAGCTCGAGCTAATTATATTGCAAAAGCTGAGACCAATATAATCTCGGATCCTAACTGCTTCTGGAATTACACTAAGTCGTTATCAAGTAATACAAAACCATCGCGAGAAATTAAAGTTAACAATAAACTCGAGTCTGACCCTCAAGTGATAGCTGATGGCTTTGCTGAGTTCTTCAGTAGCGTATTTGTTTCGTCTGACATTACTTTTTCTAATAATAGTATACCAGATCTTATTGGTAATCTCGCAATTCCAGGCAGTTTGGATATAATCAggtattgtaaaaaattgccaaACAAATGGTCTGCTGGTACAGATGGTATTCCTTGTTGTATTGTGCGCGAATGCGCTGAAGCATTCAGTATTCCACTAACAATTATTATACAATCTTCAATTATTCATGGAACTTTTCCTGATATCTGGAAACAGTCCAAAGTATGCCCCATACCTAAGACTGGAAACTTGACAGATGTTACTCTGTCCAGACCCATAGCAATACTTTGCTCGTTCTCCAAAGTACTGGAGATGTATATCTATGAAACAGTCTTCAGTGAGTTTCAGCCCATTGTCTCTCCACTTCAGCATGGCTTTATGCCCAAACGCTCAACAGTAACTAATTTAGTATATTTCACTCAGCTTGCTAATGAAACTCTTACTGCTGGGGAACAACTTGAC ACTGCGTGA